In Vibrio japonicus, the following are encoded in one genomic region:
- the thpR gene encoding RNA 2',3'-cyclic phosphodiesterase, translating to MRLFFALTFDNKAKSDLMTYQNLLRVHGMDGRVTPKQNLHITLAFIGECTENQKQTLIDILRQLKSGCGSLRIDHLGSFRQKRSRLVWLGMANNRALTRLQKELVTALIEQGFSTESKAYIPHITIVRRVPGNPQLKDIHIKPRQISVYSIALMESVYQENRLVYQVIDEVIQ from the coding sequence ATGAGATTGTTCTTTGCTCTGACATTCGATAATAAAGCCAAAAGCGATTTGATGACTTACCAGAATCTATTACGCGTTCATGGTATGGACGGCCGCGTTACGCCTAAACAGAACTTGCATATCACACTGGCTTTTATTGGTGAATGCACAGAGAATCAAAAGCAAACGTTAATTGATATCTTGCGACAACTGAAATCAGGCTGTGGCTCTTTACGCATTGACCATTTAGGCTCATTTCGGCAAAAGCGAAGTCGGTTGGTTTGGCTGGGAATGGCAAACAACCGTGCATTAACACGGCTACAAAAAGAGCTCGTCACAGCCTTAATAGAGCAAGGCTTTAGTACTGAATCAAAAGCCTACATTCCACATATTACCATTGTCCGTCGTGTGCCTGGTAATCCTCAATTAAAAGACATCCACATTAAGCCTCGACAAATCAGTGTTTACTCAATCGCTTTGATGGAAAGCGTGTACCAAGAAAACAGGCTGGTTTATCAAGTAATAGACGAGGTGATTCAATAG
- a CDS encoding lytic polysaccharide monooxygenase, with protein sequence MKRKINLPLFGLSAIAALSPLQANAHGWVEFPSARQNTCYLDGGFWTDQIPNQACKAAHEISGAFPFIQRSEIAANVPNYRDMAHVQAVVPDGELCSAGDAAKKGLNVPSPHWQRTNITLDENNQIELVFFGHAPHNPSYWEFYLTKPSYDPTKPLTWDDLELIDTAGNIFVDSEKRYRTKVTFPADRSGDAILYTRWQRNDVVGEGFYNCSDITLSGSGTTTPTEPVTPTEPGNNLSALGYFVQQGFGPVASGDTIRFRTFDATGSEIVDLSLPITATNTTTWAAEIADMFNSQQTGDWYVGFWHQEMDHYMFDAKNIYSNQVLAPNESFSYALSHIKAEIPKPTEPTNLWDKGSVYNKGDTVTHNGQEWTAQWWTRGEEPRTAGQWGVWR encoded by the coding sequence ATGAAACGAAAGATAAACCTACCTTTATTCGGTTTAAGTGCGATCGCGGCACTTAGCCCATTACAAGCCAATGCTCATGGTTGGGTTGAATTCCCAAGCGCACGTCAAAATACCTGTTATCTGGATGGCGGATTTTGGACAGACCAGATCCCGAACCAAGCGTGTAAAGCGGCGCACGAAATCTCTGGCGCTTTCCCATTCATTCAACGTAGTGAAATCGCAGCAAACGTGCCAAACTATCGCGATATGGCACACGTTCAAGCCGTTGTGCCTGATGGCGAGCTATGTTCTGCTGGCGACGCTGCGAAAAAAGGGTTAAACGTCCCGTCACCGCATTGGCAGCGCACAAACATCACGCTAGATGAAAACAACCAAATTGAGTTAGTGTTCTTTGGACACGCTCCACACAACCCATCTTACTGGGAGTTTTACCTCACCAAACCAAGCTATGACCCAACAAAGCCTTTAACTTGGGATGATTTAGAGCTCATTGATACGGCAGGTAACATCTTCGTTGACTCTGAAAAACGTTACAGAACCAAGGTGACGTTCCCAGCGGATCGTTCCGGTGACGCCATTCTATACACCCGCTGGCAGCGCAATGATGTGGTAGGTGAAGGTTTCTATAACTGTAGTGACATTACCCTTTCAGGCTCTGGCACAACAACACCGACCGAACCAGTAACACCAACTGAGCCAGGCAATAACCTCTCTGCACTTGGCTACTTTGTACAGCAAGGATTCGGGCCTGTCGCCTCTGGTGATACCATTCGCTTCCGTACCTTTGATGCCACAGGTTCAGAGATTGTTGATTTGTCTCTGCCAATCACCGCAACCAACACCACAACTTGGGCTGCGGAAATCGCAGATATGTTTAACTCTCAACAAACTGGCGATTGGTACGTGGGTTTCTGGCATCAAGAGATGGATCACTACATGTTCGATGCCAAAAACATTTACTCTAACCAAGTGTTAGCGCCAAATGAGTCGTTCAGTTACGCGTTATCACACATCAAAGCCGAAATACCAAAACCAACAGAACCAACCAACCTTTGGGATAAGGGTTCTGTCTACAACAAGGGCGATACTGTGACGCACAATGGTCAAGAATGGACAGCTCAGTGGTGGACACGAGGCGAAGAACCACGTACCGCGGGTCAATGGGGAGTTTGGCGCTAA
- a CDS encoding alanyl-tRNA editing protein, protein MTEKVFWIDPYKTQLKSIVTQISGDDIELSQTIFYAESGGQESDKGTIAGVPVVKAHKSGTRIVYSLESASELNVGDEVLTEIDWSRRYALMKLHFAAEVVLELFTQRFNGIHKVGAHISEDKSRIDFEWPENIGAILPEIQREAQALLDSDSVIESAFSDEPEERRYWKVEGFAQVSCGGTHLKRTKEVGQIALKRKNVGKGKERVEIRLV, encoded by the coding sequence ATGACAGAAAAGGTATTCTGGATTGACCCTTACAAAACGCAGCTAAAATCCATCGTGACTCAAATATCAGGGGATGACATTGAGTTATCTCAAACGATTTTTTACGCAGAATCCGGCGGACAAGAGAGTGACAAAGGTACGATTGCAGGTGTACCTGTGGTTAAAGCCCATAAGTCGGGTACGCGGATCGTATATTCCTTGGAGTCGGCATCCGAGCTCAATGTTGGGGATGAAGTGCTGACAGAAATAGACTGGTCGAGACGTTATGCGCTGATGAAATTGCATTTCGCAGCAGAAGTGGTGTTAGAACTGTTTACCCAACGTTTTAATGGTATTCACAAAGTTGGCGCGCATATTTCTGAAGATAAAAGCCGAATTGATTTCGAATGGCCTGAAAATATAGGGGCGATACTTCCAGAGATTCAGCGCGAAGCCCAAGCATTACTAGACTCGGATTCTGTTATCGAAAGTGCTTTCTCAGATGAACCCGAAGAACGACGATACTGGAAAGTCGAAGGCTTTGCTCAAGTATCGTGTGGCGGCACGCATTTAAAACGCACCAAAGAAGTTGGCCAGATTGCGTTAAAGCGCAAAAACGTAGGTAAAGGCAAAGAGAGAGTAGAGATTAGGTTGGTGTGA
- a CDS encoding efflux RND transporter permease subunit produces MDKRLGISGRVAAAFQNSAITPLLALVGLLMGLFAVIITPKEEEPQIDVTFADVYIPFPGASPAEVESLVTNPAEQIVSEIQGIDKIYSFSQPDGAMIVAIFEVGVSRNDAVVRLYNKLYSNKDWMPQGVGVGEPIIKPKGIEDVPIVSVTLSDRTSGLDQQQLTQVAHGLETELKRIKGTRDIYTIGGHNTIVDVRLDPVKMNSFGITLDQLNQHLPAANTSSPMLRLTHDNQEFPVQIGQFLTRVEEVKQLVVGLHNHTPVYLEDVADVKLGTDTPTHNVWTSDKSGIYPAVTIAIAKKSGENAVNVANAIESRLVELENQLIPQGVAIEITRDYGKTAADKSNTLIGKLAFATTAVVVLVLITMGWREALIVGFAVVVTLMITLFASWAWGFTLNRVSLFALIFSIGILVDDAIVVVENIHRHMAKGKTAINELIPAAVDEVGGPTILATFTVIAALLPMAFVSGLMGPYMSPIPINASMGMMISLVVAFVVSPWLARHFLKPAAHEEGSTSSSIFHRIMSPFVTAKAQGRNRFMLLLAILALIAGSVLLPVFQAVVLKMLPFDNKSEFQVVLDMPEGTALERTQRVLFELGRELNDVPEVTDYQIYTGTAAPINFNGLVRHYFMRNQSNQGDIQVNLAGRKERDRDSHEIATAVRPILNQVAEKFGGKVKVVEVPPGPPVWSPILAEVYGPTPEIRQQAARQIREIFRSTEDIVDVDMYLPETHQKWQVVIDRSKASHYQVAYASIVDALATSVGGKPVTYLHSEHNKYPVPIQIQASETAKVRLEQVLNMKVGSINGNIYPLSDLVQIRQTRMDDYIVHKNMVPMVMVVGDMAGSLDSPLYGMFNIGSTLDSEMNLEQYYINQPDGLEGISVLWDGEWTITYETFRDMGIAYAVGMILIYLLVVAQFKSYLVPLIIMAPIPLTIIGVMPGHALLGAQFTATSMIGMIALAGIIVRNSILLVDFINQQVAQGVEFSEAVIQSAAVRAKPIMLTALAAMIGAVFILDDPIFNGLAISLIFGIFVSTVLTLLVIPVLYYVVMKARFEAKVN; encoded by the coding sequence ATGGATAAACGACTCGGTATTTCGGGTCGCGTTGCAGCGGCCTTTCAGAACTCAGCCATAACGCCATTGCTTGCCCTTGTTGGGTTGTTGATGGGGTTATTTGCGGTAATCATCACGCCCAAAGAGGAAGAACCCCAGATTGATGTCACCTTTGCGGATGTTTACATTCCTTTTCCTGGCGCATCACCAGCAGAGGTAGAAAGTTTGGTCACCAATCCCGCAGAGCAGATTGTCTCTGAAATCCAAGGGATTGATAAAATATACTCTTTTTCTCAGCCTGACGGTGCGATGATTGTTGCGATCTTCGAAGTCGGTGTGAGTCGAAACGACGCCGTGGTCAGACTCTACAACAAGCTGTATTCCAACAAAGACTGGATGCCGCAAGGTGTTGGGGTGGGCGAGCCTATTATCAAGCCCAAAGGCATTGAAGATGTCCCTATCGTCAGTGTGACGCTTTCGGACCGTACAAGTGGTTTAGATCAGCAGCAACTAACGCAAGTGGCTCATGGGCTTGAAACGGAACTCAAGCGTATCAAAGGAACCAGAGACATCTATACCATCGGTGGACACAACACCATTGTCGATGTTCGACTCGATCCTGTGAAGATGAATAGTTTTGGTATTACGCTGGATCAGCTCAACCAGCATCTACCCGCAGCCAATACAAGCTCACCTATGTTGCGATTAACGCACGATAATCAGGAATTTCCGGTACAAATTGGCCAGTTTTTGACGCGTGTTGAAGAGGTTAAGCAGCTTGTCGTGGGTTTACATAACCATACTCCGGTTTATCTAGAAGATGTCGCTGATGTCAAATTAGGTACAGACACACCTACACACAATGTTTGGACAAGCGATAAATCGGGTATATACCCAGCAGTCACCATAGCGATCGCGAAGAAAAGTGGCGAAAACGCGGTCAACGTGGCGAATGCTATCGAAAGCCGATTGGTTGAACTAGAGAATCAACTGATCCCACAGGGAGTCGCCATCGAGATCACCCGTGACTATGGTAAAACCGCAGCGGATAAGAGCAATACGCTTATTGGTAAGCTTGCGTTTGCGACAACCGCAGTGGTGGTTTTGGTGCTCATCACCATGGGCTGGCGAGAGGCACTGATCGTAGGCTTTGCTGTCGTGGTAACTTTGATGATCACCTTGTTTGCCTCTTGGGCGTGGGGATTCACACTCAATCGAGTCTCGTTGTTCGCGCTTATCTTCTCGATCGGTATCTTGGTCGATGATGCGATTGTTGTGGTCGAAAACATCCACCGTCATATGGCGAAAGGAAAAACCGCCATTAACGAGTTGATTCCTGCCGCAGTAGATGAAGTCGGTGGCCCGACGATTTTGGCAACGTTCACCGTGATTGCAGCCTTGTTACCGATGGCATTTGTGAGTGGATTGATGGGACCTTATATGAGTCCAATCCCAATTAACGCTTCTATGGGGATGATGATCTCTCTTGTGGTGGCATTTGTCGTGTCACCTTGGTTAGCGCGCCATTTTTTGAAACCTGCTGCTCATGAGGAAGGCTCGACCTCTAGTTCGATTTTTCATCGTATTATGTCACCGTTTGTAACGGCAAAAGCACAGGGCCGAAACCGTTTTATGTTGTTATTGGCAATATTGGCTTTGATTGCGGGTTCCGTTTTGTTGCCAGTTTTCCAGGCTGTTGTATTAAAAATGCTGCCTTTTGATAATAAATCGGAATTTCAGGTGGTGTTAGATATGCCAGAAGGCACCGCGCTTGAACGCACTCAGCGAGTGTTGTTTGAGCTAGGTCGTGAGTTGAATGACGTACCTGAAGTCACAGATTATCAGATCTATACCGGTACGGCCGCGCCTATTAATTTTAACGGATTAGTTAGGCATTACTTTATGCGTAACCAGTCCAATCAGGGTGATATACAGGTCAATCTGGCAGGCCGCAAAGAGCGAGATCGGGATAGTCACGAGATTGCGACAGCCGTACGACCAATTTTGAATCAAGTTGCGGAAAAGTTTGGCGGTAAAGTAAAAGTGGTGGAAGTTCCCCCAGGGCCACCAGTTTGGTCGCCAATTCTGGCAGAGGTATACGGTCCAACACCAGAAATCCGCCAGCAAGCGGCGAGGCAGATACGGGAAATATTCCGTTCTACGGAAGACATCGTTGATGTGGATATGTACTTACCTGAAACCCATCAAAAGTGGCAAGTGGTGATTGATCGCAGTAAAGCATCACACTATCAAGTCGCTTACGCGTCAATTGTGGATGCGCTTGCGACATCGGTCGGTGGCAAACCTGTCACTTATCTGCACAGCGAACACAATAAATATCCGGTGCCTATCCAAATCCAAGCTAGCGAGACAGCAAAAGTGCGACTGGAACAAGTACTGAATATGAAAGTAGGCAGTATCAACGGGAATATCTACCCATTGTCTGACTTGGTGCAAATCCGTCAAACTCGAATGGATGACTATATCGTACACAAAAACATGGTACCAATGGTGATGGTAGTGGGTGATATGGCGGGTTCGTTAGACAGCCCTCTCTATGGCATGTTTAACATCGGCAGTACGCTTGATAGCGAAATGAACTTAGAGCAGTACTACATCAACCAGCCTGATGGCTTAGAGGGTATTTCGGTATTGTGGGACGGCGAGTGGACGATAACCTACGAAACGTTCAGAGATATGGGTATCGCCTACGCTGTGGGCATGATTCTGATTTACTTACTAGTAGTAGCGCAGTTTAAGTCCTACTTGGTGCCTCTTATCATCATGGCCCCGATCCCGCTGACTATCATCGGTGTTATGCCCGGTCATGCTCTGCTTGGTGCGCAGTTTACAGCGACATCCATGATCGGGATGATTGCGTTGGCGGGCATTATTGTACGGAACTCAATACTTTTAGTGGATTTTATTAACCAACAAGTGGCGCAGGGAGTCGAGTTTAGTGAAGCCGTGATTCAGTCTGCCGCAGTTCGAGCCAAACCGATTATGCTGACAGCGCTAGCGGCTATGATCGGTGCGGTGTTTATCTTGGATGATCCAATCTTTAATGGATTAGCCATCAGTTTGATTTTTGGTATTTTTGTCTCGACAGTGTTAACTCTGTTAGTGATTCCCGTTCTTTATTATGTGGTGATGAAGGCGCGATTTGAGGCCAAAGTGAACTAG
- a CDS encoding FAD-dependent oxidoreductase, translated as MTRILIVGGVAGGASAAARARRLSEDAEIIMFERGPFVSFANCGLPYHIGGDIQERSKLLLQTPESFLARFNVDVRVMNEVVSIDRSTKSVTVRNLIDNSEYTESYDFLLLSPGAGPVVPPIPGIDNPLTHSLRNIPDMDRIIQTIQMNKPEHATVIGGGFIGLEMMEAFHQLGIKTTLVEMADQVMTPVDREMAGIAHAEIREKGIDLKLGVALQAVEYAPNEHIASFGSGESEEHQHIEGELNLTLNNGETLTTDILIMAIGVRPETKLASEAGLEIGQLGGIWTNEMMQTSDPFIYAVGDAVEEKDFVTGSQTLVPLAGPANRQGRMAADNMLGRNETYQGTQGTAICKIFDLAVASTGKNEKQLKRDGIEYEKVYVHTASHASYYPGAEVVSFKMLFDPKSGKILGAQAVGKDGIDKRIDVMAVAQRAGMTVEQLQHLELTYAPPYGSAKDVINQAAFVASNIIKGDAKAIHYDEICNLTEDQILLDVRNPGELQAVGCLEGAINIPVDQLRHRMNELPKDKEIVIYCQVGLRGNVAYRQLVNNGYKARNLIGGYRTYLHAKM; from the coding sequence ATGACTAGAATTCTTATTGTTGGTGGTGTTGCTGGCGGCGCGTCAGCTGCTGCACGTGCTCGCCGTCTTAGCGAAGATGCGGAAATCATCATGTTTGAGCGAGGCCCCTTCGTATCTTTTGCTAACTGCGGCTTGCCTTACCATATCGGTGGTGACATTCAAGAACGCAGTAAATTATTGCTTCAAACACCAGAAAGCTTCCTAGCGCGTTTCAATGTTGATGTTCGTGTGATGAACGAAGTGGTAAGTATCGATCGCAGCACCAAATCCGTTACCGTCAGGAATCTGATCGACAATAGTGAATACACAGAAAGCTACGATTTTCTGTTACTGAGTCCGGGGGCCGGCCCAGTCGTTCCACCCATCCCAGGCATTGATAACCCGTTAACTCATTCCTTGCGTAACATCCCGGATATGGATCGAATTATCCAAACGATCCAAATGAACAAACCTGAACACGCAACGGTTATCGGTGGCGGCTTTATTGGTCTGGAAATGATGGAAGCCTTCCACCAGCTTGGCATCAAAACCACCCTAGTCGAAATGGCAGACCAAGTGATGACGCCTGTAGATAGAGAAATGGCAGGCATCGCACACGCCGAGATCCGCGAAAAAGGGATAGATTTGAAGCTGGGGGTTGCACTACAAGCGGTCGAGTATGCCCCGAACGAGCATATCGCGAGTTTTGGCTCTGGTGAAAGTGAAGAGCACCAGCACATAGAAGGTGAACTGAACTTAACCCTTAATAACGGTGAAACCCTCACAACCGATATCCTCATTATGGCAATTGGTGTCCGTCCTGAAACCAAACTCGCCTCTGAAGCTGGTTTAGAGATTGGTCAGTTAGGTGGTATCTGGACCAATGAAATGATGCAAACCAGCGACCCATTCATTTATGCGGTGGGGGATGCCGTTGAAGAAAAAGACTTCGTGACAGGATCACAAACATTAGTGCCACTCGCAGGCCCTGCAAACCGTCAAGGTCGTATGGCGGCAGACAACATGCTTGGCCGCAATGAAACTTACCAAGGTACACAAGGTACAGCGATTTGTAAGATATTTGACCTTGCGGTCGCGTCCACAGGTAAGAATGAGAAACAACTGAAACGCGATGGCATTGAGTACGAAAAAGTATACGTACACACAGCAAGCCATGCGAGCTACTACCCTGGCGCTGAAGTGGTGTCATTCAAAATGCTGTTTGACCCGAAATCTGGCAAGATTTTAGGGGCCCAAGCGGTTGGTAAAGACGGCATCGACAAGCGCATTGATGTTATGGCAGTAGCACAACGTGCGGGTATGACTGTTGAGCAGCTACAGCACCTTGAACTGACCTATGCGCCACCTTACGGCAGCGCGAAAGACGTGATAAACCAAGCGGCCTTTGTCGCAAGTAACATTATCAAAGGCGATGCAAAAGCAATCCACTATGATGAAATTTGCAACTTAACGGAAGACCAGATTCTATTGGATGTTCGCAACCCGGGTGAGCTTCAAGCGGTAGGCTGTTTGGAAGGTGCGATCAATATCCCAGTTGATCAGCTACGCCATCGAATGAACGAACTGCCGAAGGACAAAGAGATCGTGATTTATTGTCAAGTTGGGTTACGAGGTAACGTTGCGTATCGTCAGCTTGTTAACAATGGATACAAAGCGCGTAATCTTATCGGTGGTTATCGTACCTACCTTCATGCAAAAATGTAA
- a CDS encoding efflux RND transporter periplasmic adaptor subunit: protein MKWLTWSIAITLAASGQVNAQDKEGQFTVKSEQISQVIHLDGVVQPVNQGTVAAQTSGQVVGLHVDVNDYVKQGTVLLEISAVQQSASLDAAQAQLASAIAQNREAQAQVARYRQLFPRGAISRDQMDNAEARARSTAAGVKAAQASVAQAKESLGYTSVTAPYDGIVTKRHVELGETVAPGTPLLSGFSLEMLRVETDIPQRYQTYVDNVGQFDVISPQGQRISPTEYSLYSYADPQSHTFKMRLELPEKMDALFPGMWVKTEFRYGESMTLLVPNSAVVRRGELSSVYRLDGENKVLNPVRLGQTYGDSVEVLSGLEEGDVISSVALAVEGK, encoded by the coding sequence ATGAAATGGTTAACTTGGAGTATCGCAATCACTTTGGCTGCATCAGGTCAGGTGAATGCGCAAGATAAAGAAGGGCAATTCACAGTAAAAAGTGAGCAAATATCTCAGGTTATCCACTTGGATGGTGTTGTCCAGCCAGTGAACCAAGGTACGGTTGCCGCTCAAACTTCTGGTCAAGTTGTCGGTTTGCATGTTGATGTGAATGACTATGTAAAACAAGGCACTGTGCTACTTGAAATTAGCGCGGTGCAGCAATCAGCCTCTCTGGATGCAGCTCAAGCTCAATTAGCTAGTGCAATTGCCCAAAACCGAGAAGCGCAGGCTCAGGTGGCTCGTTATCGCCAGCTATTCCCTCGGGGCGCTATTTCTAGAGATCAAATGGACAATGCTGAAGCTCGCGCCCGCAGTACAGCGGCAGGAGTAAAAGCAGCGCAGGCGTCAGTAGCACAAGCGAAAGAATCACTCGGCTATACCAGTGTCACCGCACCTTATGACGGCATCGTGACGAAACGCCATGTTGAATTGGGAGAAACAGTGGCTCCCGGCACTCCGTTGTTGAGTGGCTTTTCATTGGAAATGCTAAGAGTAGAAACGGATATTCCTCAGCGCTATCAAACCTATGTCGACAATGTCGGACAATTTGACGTTATTTCTCCTCAAGGTCAGCGCATTTCACCCACAGAGTACAGCCTGTACAGTTACGCTGATCCGCAATCACATACGTTCAAAATGCGTTTGGAACTCCCTGAAAAAATGGACGCATTGTTTCCAGGAATGTGGGTAAAAACAGAGTTTCGATACGGTGAAAGCATGACTTTGCTTGTTCCCAATAGTGCTGTCGTTAGGCGAGGAGAGCTAAGCTCTGTATACCGTTTAGACGGAGAAAACAAAGTTCTCAATCCAGTACGACTCGGGCAGACATACGGAGACTCAGTCGAGGTGCTTTCGGGATTAGAAGAGGGTGATGTTATTTCGAGTGTCGCATTAGCTGTAGAAGGGAAGTAA
- a CDS encoding ArsR/SmtB family transcription factor: MSDQTVNLAEMQKNAVEAAELLKVMAHPERLMVLCQLTQGEVGVGALQSASTLSQSAFSQHLTVMRKHGLIKSRKESQQVFYSLNDPRVIQLIQNLQTTFCG; this comes from the coding sequence ATGAGCGATCAAACAGTGAATCTGGCAGAGATGCAGAAAAACGCGGTAGAAGCCGCCGAGCTACTCAAAGTGATGGCGCACCCAGAAAGGCTTATGGTGCTATGCCAGCTTACTCAGGGAGAAGTTGGGGTAGGTGCGCTACAAAGTGCTTCTACGCTGAGTCAGTCTGCGTTTTCTCAGCATCTGACGGTGATGCGTAAACATGGGCTGATTAAGTCCCGTAAAGAATCACAGCAGGTATTTTATTCATTGAATGACCCTCGTGTTATTCAACTTATTCAAAATTTACAGACCACTTTTTGTGGCTAA
- a CDS encoding YeeE/YedE family protein, giving the protein MTFTVPWESLAGGILLGISATLMLLVNGKVAGISGILTGLMTPKTRDFAWRLLFAIGMVAGGVIGVWGFSSDVPQVYSSSTAMLAIAGLLVGVGTRLGNGCTSGHGICGIGRLSKRSMVATCIFMFVAAVTVYARLHLI; this is encoded by the coding sequence ATGACGTTTACTGTTCCTTGGGAATCGTTGGCAGGAGGCATTTTGTTGGGTATATCGGCAACGTTAATGTTGTTGGTAAATGGCAAAGTAGCGGGCATTAGTGGAATTTTGACAGGATTGATGACGCCAAAAACTCGCGACTTTGCATGGCGTTTGCTTTTTGCCATTGGAATGGTCGCTGGTGGCGTTATCGGGGTATGGGGGTTCTCAAGTGATGTGCCGCAAGTCTACTCCAGCAGCACAGCAATGTTAGCCATTGCGGGTTTATTAGTTGGGGTGGGTACGCGTTTAGGTAACGGATGTACTAGCGGACACGGAATATGTGGTATCGGGCGTCTGTCCAAGCGCTCAATGGTTGCAACGTGTATTTTTATGTTTGTTGCCGCTGTCACTGTCTATGCTCGTCTTCACTTAATTTAA
- a CDS encoding endonuclease/exonuclease/phosphatase family protein, which translates to MKSHKIYTAIVQLFVLFVIYPSFAFGTTFTTWNIEWLSSTPSQKFEESQRKPDDVEALARHFRLTNSDVFAFQEVNDLKAIQAVVGSDYQIFLSDRSNMSSRKNQFEDINQYTGIAIKKGIPALDLPDLKLDSSPTSKLRFATHLVLYPDSKNPIHVLSLHLKSRCSGAYKNNRHCKTLKSQGAEINQWLREREANKQTYVLLGDFNHNLSYQNDWLWKQMSHGTGAVLATRNTPATCKVRSKQQPNKLHQFRSLIDHIVVSKEIAYHSVQQVTFKPDDVFKFHLSDHCPIQLTVE; encoded by the coding sequence ATGAAAAGCCATAAAATTTACACAGCAATAGTCCAATTGTTCGTACTATTTGTCATTTACCCCTCTTTCGCGTTTGGGACAACATTCACCACGTGGAATATCGAATGGCTAAGTTCGACGCCGTCACAAAAATTTGAAGAGTCGCAGCGAAAACCAGATGATGTCGAAGCGCTCGCTCGTCATTTCCGACTGACGAACAGCGATGTGTTCGCCTTCCAGGAAGTGAATGACCTGAAAGCAATCCAAGCAGTCGTTGGCTCTGACTATCAAATTTTTCTTTCTGATCGCAGCAACATGTCATCACGAAAGAACCAGTTTGAGGACATAAACCAGTACACAGGTATTGCGATTAAAAAAGGCATTCCCGCTCTCGATCTGCCAGATCTTAAACTCGATAGCAGCCCAACAAGTAAGCTAAGGTTTGCAACCCACCTTGTTCTTTACCCTGATTCTAAAAATCCAATACATGTGCTGTCCCTGCACCTAAAATCTCGCTGCTCAGGCGCTTACAAAAACAATCGCCACTGCAAAACCTTAAAATCTCAAGGTGCTGAGATTAATCAGTGGTTACGTGAGCGAGAGGCCAATAAACAAACTTATGTTCTTCTGGGTGATTTTAACCATAACTTAAGTTACCAAAATGATTGGCTTTGGAAGCAAATGTCACATGGCACGGGCGCAGTACTGGCAACCAGAAATACGCCAGCAACATGCAAAGTGAGATCGAAACAACAACCTAATAAGCTGCATCAGTTTCGTTCACTCATCGACCATATTGTTGTGAGTAAAGAGATCGCCTATCACAGCGTACAACAAGTGACTTTTAAGCCCGATGACGTGTTTAAGTTTCATCTCAGCGATCACTGCCCTATTCAACTGACCGTTGAGTGA
- a CDS encoding YgaP family membrane protein, whose amino-acid sequence MTLENAVRVFAGVMVLLSVILTVTVHSGFVWLTVFIGANLIQSAFTGICPAAFILKKLGFH is encoded by the coding sequence ATGACTTTAGAAAATGCTGTTCGAGTTTTTGCTGGAGTAATGGTTTTACTGTCTGTGATATTGACGGTCACCGTTCATAGTGGTTTTGTATGGCTTACTGTGTTCATTGGCGCTAATTTGATCCAAAGTGCATTTACAGGCATATGCCCTGCGGCCTTTATCCTTAAAAAGCTAGGCTTTCATTAA
- a CDS encoding YeeE/YedE family protein, producing MDKVIFCLTSLFSGFLFGLGMIISGMADPAKVIGFLDVAGKWDPSLMFVMGGALLVFMPSYFLLIKPKQKPVVAEEFCLATNKKIDARLVSGAAIFGLGWGMAGVCPGPALSSLALGNSGVWIFFASMMVGLGATNLLICLKNGRESQTQTA from the coding sequence ATGGATAAAGTTATCTTTTGTTTAACGTCGTTGTTTTCAGGTTTTTTATTTGGGCTTGGCATGATCATTTCAGGCATGGCAGACCCAGCAAAGGTTATAGGCTTTTTGGACGTAGCAGGTAAATGGGATCCCAGTTTAATGTTTGTGATGGGTGGTGCATTGCTGGTGTTCATGCCGAGTTACTTCTTGCTTATCAAGCCAAAGCAAAAGCCAGTGGTTGCGGAAGAGTTCTGCTTAGCGACAAACAAAAAAATTGATGCTCGGCTGGTGAGCGGAGCAGCAATCTTTGGTTTAGGTTGGGGAATGGCTGGGGTTTGCCCAGGACCTGCACTTTCAAGCCTAGCGCTTGGGAACTCTGGGGTTTGGATTTTCTTTGCGAGCATGATGGTGGGTCTAGGCGCAACAAACCTATTGATTTGTCTGAAAAACGGCCGGGAATCACAGACTCAGACCGCATAG